The Sulfoacidibacillus ferrooxidans nucleotide sequence CAACCCTTATGTGTATCTTGCAGGTGCGTATAGTATTGACGGTTGGAAGGGAATTGAGAATGCATATCAAGCATTGACAAAGGGTCTAGAGAAAGTATTGTCTACGTTAGGTATCCATGAAGTACGTGGTTATGACCGTCTATTTAGTGCGATTGGGTTATCTGAAGAAGTGGCAAAATTGCTTGAAGTTAAATCCTTTTTTGCTGATCATTCTTTGTTTAGTAATAGTGAAGCCATTCTCGTGTCTGCTCGCGAACGATCTGAAAAACTGAAGCAAGGGAAAATTGCAGCCAGTCGACCTTATCAACAATGGCCAAGAATATGGAAGTCTGCAGGTGATGCAGCTGCGGGAAATATTCTGTATGCGGATTACAGCACAAAATTACAAGAACTTGAGAAAAAGCAACCTATATCTTTGCGTCATCTTCTAGACCTAAAGGTGCAACATTCATCGGTCACTCCAATGGAGCAAGTAGATTTATCTGTTGGGGAGCATGCGTTACCCTTTGTTATTAGTTCAATGTCTTTTGGTTCTCAAGGAGAAACTGCATTTCGCTCATATGCTATCGCTGCCACTGAACTTGACATGCTTTCTTTGAATGGTGAGGGCGGAGAAATTAAAGACATGCTTGGGAAATATGCTAAAAATAGAGGTCACCAAATTGCATCTGGTAGATTTGGAGTCAATGCAGAGTTGTGCAATTCCGTTGACTTATTAGAAATCAAGATTGGGCAAGGTGCTAAACCTGGTGAAGGTGGACACTTACCCGGTTCAAAGGTTTCGATAAAAGTGGCAAATGCACGTAGTGCCAATCAGGGTACTGACCTTATCTCGCCTTCTAATAATCACGATATTTATTCCATTGAAGACTTGGCGCAAATGATCGATGAGTTAAAAATTGTAAATCCGCGTGCAAAGGTCTCTGTAAAGGTTCCTGTCGTTTCCGGTATTGGTACGATCGCGGTGGGTATTGCTAAAGCAGGTGCAGATATTATTGCGCTAAGTGGTTATGATGGTGGCACAGGTGCGGCACGTGCTCACGCATTGAAACACGTTGGGTTGCCTATTGAGATTGGAGTCAAGGTAGCGCATGAAGCATTACTTGAATCTGGATTGCGGAGTACGGTAGAGATTTGGTGCGATGGTGGCATGAAAACTGGAGTAGATGTAGTTAAAATGGTCCTACTAGGGGCCAATAGAGTTGGTTTTGGAACAATGGCTATGGTCGCAATCGGATGTACTGGATGTCGAGCATGTCATAAAGACACTTGTCACGTGGGTATCGCTACTCAGATTGAAACTGTCCAACAGGCAACAGAACATGGACTAAAAGCCTTTGTGCCACGTAGCATTGAAAGTGCTGTTACTCAGTTAACTCATTTCTTTACTGAGTTAGCAAATGAAACTCGAATGCTCGTCTCACAACTTGGTGCAAGTTCACTACAAAGTCTTGTCGGTCGCAGTGACTTATTAGAACAAACGCGTGAATTGGATCGCATTCACTTACAAGATCTCATGATACAACATGTGGCTGTTCAGTATAGATATTTGTGGAATGCACCACGCAAAAGTAGTATTGACGTTCAATCTATTACGGCGAAGTTAGGGGAACAAGCAGTTTCAGCAATGGCGGTAGGCAATGAGGCACTTTACTTTGGAGCAACACAAGTACAATCTCGTGAACGTGTCATAGGTGGCATGTTATCTGGCTCGGTTGTGCGCAGAGAGGTTAGGGATCGCAAAAAAAGTCTTGAGACAGCTTCCATCAAATTGACAAGTGGCTCTATCGCAGGCAATGGGTTTGGTGCATATAATGCACGTGGTGTACAGTTGCGCGTCGAAGGTGGCGCCCAAGATGGTGTTGGAAAAAGTGCCATGGGTGGAAAAATTGTAGTGCTAAAAGGGCTGAACCAACATGGGCAGCGGGTAAATGGCTCGGTAGGAAAAGGCCTTGCTTATGGAGCTCAACGTGGGATATTTATTATTCAAGGTAATGCTGATTCACGAGCTGGCATCCGACTTTCTGGTGCCGACATCGTCATTGGAGGAGAACTTTCTTCGCCAATTGATGATTCTCGCGGCGCACTCTCCGTAACTGCTAATATCAAAGGTTTTGCGTTTGAATATATGACAGATGGACGTGCACTTGTGTTAGGAGATCCGGGTCCGTGGATTTGTTCGGGCATGACAGGTGGAGCTGTTTATTTGCGGATCCAACCGGCCATGGGACTAACCGTAGAGGCTTTAAAACGTCGTTTGGCCAAAGGGGCTAAAGTGAGTCTCACTTCTTTAAGTTCAGAAGGTGTGCAGGATGTACAAGAACTTCTAAGTATTTATCAAAAAGAATTAGTTCGCTCTGGCCAGCAAAGCGAGGCAGAACATATTTCGCACCTTGTCCTCGATCCACAAGAACACTTTGTCATGGTGCGACCAGGATTAGAGCAAACTGATCAAGATATTGCAACTGAATAACTCGTATCAGAAAGCATACAGATAAGAACCTAGGATTTTATGTATCCAAGTAGTATATGGATCGCATAAAACCCTAGGTTCTTAGACATATCAGTAACTCTTATATCATACATTGTTATGTAATGAACGTTCTAAAAAATGATACTTAGTAGGCTCTGCTACATATAGAAATGATAGAAGTTCCTCAACGGAAACATCTTCTAGCCCATGTGTGATTCGATAAGACTGAAGATCTTCTAATTTAATTTGTGCATTTCTAAATGTAACCCCATCGCTTAGTAGCTCACTTAAAGGGAATTTCAATAGTCCTGCACGCAAAAAATTGTGCAATGAATCTAATGAATAGACTAGATAGCGATACTCTTCCCCCACAATACAAATACCCTCTGGAATAAAGTAAAAATCGTCTTCATGCTCGACATGAATGATGTAAGCTTCATAAGGACCGCTCGGTTTGGATCCTCGCTTTTTTTGCATGGTGAAACCTCCTTGTCAAACTATACTCTCTAACCCACATTGAAAACAACCAGTTATAGCCCAGCGTTTAGAATACGCACACTGTACAGATTTTTGCGTACGATAACAATGGTTATAAGGGGAGGAGGATTGAGCATGGACTATCATGATGCGCTAGCAGCGCTTGGAGCAGGTAGCGCTCATCCTGGAGGTTTTTCTATTACGCGTGAGTGGATGGCTCAAATTGCACTCACAACAGATGATAAAGTACTTGAAATTGGTTGTGGAACAGGGAGAACAAGTTGTGAAATTGCTCAGCGTTTTGGTTGTGTAGTACTTGGTGTAGATCGAAATGTGAATATGATTCATAAAGCACGCAAACGCGCAATGGAATTACAAGCACCAGTACAATTTTCTGTGGTTAGCGGAGATACATTTCCATTTCCAGACGGTGAGTTTGATGCCATTATAGCAGAATCGGTTAGCGTTTTTAATGAACCACTTACGGTGTTACATGAATACTACCGCCTTTTAAAGGCTACGGGTATGGCGATTGATGTAGAAATGTGCGCTAATTCACCACTTCCACCGGATGTTTTTTATGCATTTCAAGAGATGTATGGTGCCAAATGTGTTCCGACAATGACACAGTGGAAGCAATATTATCGCGCAGCTGGATTCTCAAGTATCCGTATTTTGCGTTCAGGCCCAGTGCCGAGTAGTCCGGTCTTTGATTCAGACGTTGATTCATTAGCTCCTATCCTTACGGATGCTGATGCGTATAGTGAGGATGTATATCGCATCATGAACGACAATCAACTAGTTATGCACAATTATGCTAAGTGGTTAAATTTTGCTGTTATCGTAGCACAAAAATGAGTCATTATTGCAAACTCATGAGATCAACTTTCCATTACCTTATTAATAATGGTATATTGGCGACTATGGAGAGTGATATCATGAGTGGCTTTGACCAAAAAAAAATTGAAATTGCTGTGAGAATGATTTTAGAAGCAATCGGAGAAGATCCTGATCGCGAAGGATTACTTGATACACCTGCACGAGTGGGTCGCATGTACAGTGAAGTGTTTTCCGGATTGCATCAAGATCCGAGAGAACAGCTAAAAACGATTTTTAACGAGGATCACAATGAAGTGGTTCTCGTTAAAGATATTACTTTTTATAGCATGTGTGAGCATCATCTTGTCCCATTTTATGGACATGCTCATGTGGCCTATATTCCACAAGGTGCTCGTATTACCGGTTTATCAAAACTAGCTCGGCTTGTCGAATCTACTGCACGTCGGCCACAATTGCAAGAGCGCTTAACATCGACGATTGCCAATGCATTAGTGGACCGTTTAGATCCTGCTGGCGTAGCTGTTATGATTGAAGCTGAGCATATGTGTATGGCCATGCGCGGTGTAAATAAACCAGGAACGAAAACATTAACTACGGCTGTAAGAGGTATTTTAGCTACAGATACAAATAAACGAAAAGAAGTATTTGACTTAATGCACAACAGTTAGTTCGATAGGACGAAAGTCAAGAAAATCTGCTGCAACTAGATGATATTGGACACCACGCACATCGCCTTCAACTCTGAAACGATGTGCATGTCCATGTAAGTGACCATATACACAATGCTGCACTTGATATTGTTCGAGAAGGTCTGTAAATGGAGTCGCGTCCTCTTTAGTAGCTAATGGTGGATAATGCATCATAGCAATCATCGGTTGTTTTTGCTTTACTCCAGCCTCTAATGATAAACGCAAACGTTCAATTTCACGGTGATAAATCTTCTCATCATCAAACGTCGTTTCTTTATTTGTCGCCGGGAGTTCCCAACCGCGTGTTCCTACGATCGTGCATTGTGGCAATAAAACAGCATCTGCTTGCAAAACATAGGTGTTATCACCAGCCAATTGTTTTACTTTTTTTTTCGTGCTCCACCAATAATCGTGATTTCCTTTTAACAATACTTTTTGTCCAGGTAAGCTTGCCAGATATGCCATATCAGGGATGACTTCTTGCTCGCGCATAGCCCAAGAAATATCTCCAGCAATAAGTACAACATCATCTGGTGTAATCATGTCGCGCCACATCATAGCCATGCGTTGTTCATAACCATCCCACTGTTCACCAAATACAGACATAGGTTTATCAACGCCAAAAGACAAATGCGTATCTGCAATCGCAAAAATTCGAATTGGACTTGCCCCCTTTTGCAATCGATTGTACCATGAAAGGAAACATTTCTTGCAAGGAGCTTGAGATGCAATCAAAAGATTTATCCACTACGGGTCATCTTCCAAAGACAGAGAAAGAGTTATACGATCTCGTTGTAAAGATATCGCAAGAAGACTTTTCGCGCCCATTTATGCACAAATGCCGATTCAATTCGCGTTTGCGTACGTCTGGTGGTCGTTATCTACTCGAATCGCATGATGTAGAGTTCAACCCACGCTATATGAATCTTGTGGGTTTTGAGGGACTGGTAGGTACCATTCGACATGAGTTATGTCACTATCATTTACATCTAATCGGACGTGGATATCG carries:
- a CDS encoding glutamate synthase-related protein, with protein sequence MAFLEREEHDACGIVAWVEKGSLGSRENIDHVLHSLHQMRHRAGFVEEEGDGCGILIDLPRTIWEDHLLANNHNPIWAYDARFVVGHFILSNSVGLPLIDFQHTISDVVAKEGFEVLAVIVDAVNSNVLGPGGKSEGLHFVQLALWSQQYDTPDEVEQSCFKLELFIESENIAHVASLSNHSVVYKVRGDSKTLEAYYHDFCSKGLLSRITLGHNRYSTNTTTSTERVQPFSLLGHNGELNTIYRLREESRMLDIPTTLGGSDSQDLNRFIEGLRRRHHFSLLEAFELVFPPIIHEIKRMPSHLQDLYMYMRSILGPFAQGPAAIIARSANEAIFSVDALGLRPLWMVETDTSIIFSSEQGVVPLFEMLHDPRPLSPGEKVYVELKDQMPTVAYSYHEAQQLTYERMKEKYHFAGYRHGIAFGGPPIFGEVQLTPHRIQENSREALMGAFGWDVDDIRILEHHASTGQEPIRSLGFDGPLAVLSDRQQNIADYLKETVAVVTNPAIDREREIEHFSTRVVLGKRKSLLKDTRRDSRKTLHMELQSPFLLGGHDLEEADRYRAIAHKAGTQLLEDVLRYFSISHRDVAEIFPRIEDGESLEEALTRLKSEVIHAAIEGASVIVLDDQLSFTDHNAWLDPALAVSVTHITLRDYTLPNGENARRNSSVIIRSGAIRNLHDVVVMIGLGADAVNPYVYLAGAYSIDGWKGIENAYQALTKGLEKVLSTLGIHEVRGYDRLFSAIGLSEEVAKLLEVKSFFADHSLFSNSEAILVSARERSEKLKQGKIAASRPYQQWPRIWKSAGDAAAGNILYADYSTKLQELEKKQPISLRHLLDLKVQHSSVTPMEQVDLSVGEHALPFVISSMSFGSQGETAFRSYAIAATELDMLSLNGEGGEIKDMLGKYAKNRGHQIASGRFGVNAELCNSVDLLEIKIGQGAKPGEGGHLPGSKVSIKVANARSANQGTDLISPSNNHDIYSIEDLAQMIDELKIVNPRAKVSVKVPVVSGIGTIAVGIAKAGADIIALSGYDGGTGAARAHALKHVGLPIEIGVKVAHEALLESGLRSTVEIWCDGGMKTGVDVVKMVLLGANRVGFGTMAMVAIGCTGCRACHKDTCHVGIATQIETVQQATEHGLKAFVPRSIESAVTQLTHFFTELANETRMLVSQLGASSLQSLVGRSDLLEQTRELDRIHLQDLMIQHVAVQYRYLWNAPRKSSIDVQSITAKLGEQAVSAMAVGNEALYFGATQVQSRERVIGGMLSGSVVRREVRDRKKSLETASIKLTSGSIAGNGFGAYNARGVQLRVEGGAQDGVGKSAMGGKIVVLKGLNQHGQRVNGSVGKGLAYGAQRGIFIIQGNADSRAGIRLSGADIVIGGELSSPIDDSRGALSVTANIKGFAFEYMTDGRALVLGDPGPWICSGMTGGAVYLRIQPAMGLTVEALKRRLAKGAKVSLTSLSSEGVQDVQELLSIYQKELVRSGQQSEAEHISHLVLDPQEHFVMVRPGLEQTDQDIATE
- a CDS encoding class I SAM-dependent methyltransferase, which gives rise to MDYHDALAALGAGSAHPGGFSITREWMAQIALTTDDKVLEIGCGTGRTSCEIAQRFGCVVLGVDRNVNMIHKARKRAMELQAPVQFSVVSGDTFPFPDGEFDAIIAESVSVFNEPLTVLHEYYRLLKATGMAIDVEMCANSPLPPDVFYAFQEMYGAKCVPTMTQWKQYYRAAGFSSIRILRSGPVPSSPVFDSDVDSLAPILTDADAYSEDVYRIMNDNQLVMHNYAKWLNFAVIVAQK
- the folE gene encoding GTP cyclohydrolase I FolE, which codes for MSGFDQKKIEIAVRMILEAIGEDPDREGLLDTPARVGRMYSEVFSGLHQDPREQLKTIFNEDHNEVVLVKDITFYSMCEHHLVPFYGHAHVAYIPQGARITGLSKLARLVESTARRPQLQERLTSTIANALVDRLDPAGVAVMIEAEHMCMAMRGVNKPGTKTLTTAVRGILATDTNKRKEVFDLMHNS
- a CDS encoding metallophosphoesterase encodes the protein MQKGASPIRIFAIADTHLSFGVDKPMSVFGEQWDGYEQRMAMMWRDMITPDDVVLIAGDISWAMREQEVIPDMAYLASLPGQKVLLKGNHDYWWSTKKKVKQLAGDNTYVLQADAVLLPQCTIVGTRGWELPATNKETTFDDEKIYHREIERLRLSLEAGVKQKQPMIAMMHYPPLATKEDATPFTDLLEQYQVQHCVYGHLHGHAHRFRVEGDVRGVQYHLVAADFLDFRPIELTVVH
- a CDS encoding SprT family protein codes for the protein MQSKDLSTTGHLPKTEKELYDLVVKISQEDFSRPFMHKCRFNSRLRTSGGRYLLESHDVEFNPRYMNLVGFEGLVGTIRHELCHYHLHLIGRGYRHGDRDFKQLLAKVGAPRYAQSTSLKRILPIRYEYMCKQCKRHYSRRRKLDLERYVCGICKSKLTLICDQMSCNN